A portion of the Candidatus Nitrosotenuis aquarius genome contains these proteins:
- a CDS encoding carboxypeptidase-like regulatory domain-containing protein produces the protein MLKWAITAIILGAILVTAHTGAFATKPWDLLITAKFEQDQIGLNEQPVLVGTILDQKGEPVFGAKVQIRFADSSVSTTTDEEGNFRYEFGQAQTDGIFSASITATVADLKGMGKASVKIGTGVSTFDDLYYSRDFDKETKNDPYKSLKQKQYQKFIEEQNKRKLKQNEIEAKKLALQEKRDISEQRRSDAVNATKPGAGVYSYDEQEQYIAKKDPRLKAMIRAQMDHTRQIYEEAKYEMKKILDAGGSLEDARKAYFEKLATTHEEAQKVGAENNTENHSKKKTQEERKISSKKVKGLTYNKYFK, from the coding sequence ATGTTGAAGTGGGCAATCACCGCCATAATATTGGGAGCGATTTTGGTTACTGCACATACTGGTGCATTTGCCACAAAACCGTGGGACCTCTTGATTACTGCAAAATTTGAGCAGGACCAAATAGGACTAAACGAGCAGCCCGTGCTTGTGGGAACAATACTGGACCAAAAAGGCGAGCCTGTCTTTGGAGCCAAAGTCCAGATCCGCTTTGCAGACAGCTCAGTCAGCACAACAACTGATGAAGAGGGCAATTTCAGATACGAGTTTGGCCAAGCCCAAACGGACGGAATATTTTCAGCAAGCATCACTGCCACAGTAGCTGATCTTAAGGGCATGGGCAAGGCATCAGTAAAGATCGGAACCGGCGTTAGCACCTTTGATGACTTGTATTATAGCAGGGATTTTGATAAAGAGACAAAAAACGACCCATACAAATCCCTAAAGCAGAAACAATACCAGAAATTCATAGAAGAACAGAACAAAAGAAAATTAAAACAAAATGAAATCGAGGCAAAAAAGTTAGCGCTGCAGGAAAAGCGTGACATATCAGAACAAAGGAGAAGTGACGCAGTCAATGCAACCAAGCCCGGCGCAGGTGTCTATTCATATGATGAGCAAGAACAATACATTGCCAAAAAGGATCCTCGCCTCAAGGCAATGATACGTGCCCAGATGGACCACACACGTCAGATCTATGAGGAGGCAAAATACGAAATGAAAAAGATCCTAGATGCAGGAGGCTCACTAGAAGACGCAAGAAAGGCCTACTTTGAGAAGCTAGCAACAACACATGAAGAAGCACAGAAGGTAGGTGCCGAAAACAATACCGAAAACCACTCCAAGAAAAAGACCCAAGAAGAGAGAAAAATAAGCAGTAAAAAAGTCAAGGGCCTCACATACAACAAATATTTCAAGTAA
- a CDS encoding cupredoxin domain-containing protein produces the protein MTFPLAHAENYQVTILDGTSQQDSGLKFYPETLPFSGDDTITWKNQDSATHSVTSGIGTHPEYSGKFFKTGAIEPGKSGSVKIDVKQNFAFYYFCEIHPWLAGKLVVETAPESQPETTNPIVSEIQIGSDVSLTGQVHYDFRKTPYDILTYQGDSLVGVKHGLFDDSGSYTDTIRQLAPGTYTLKIVYGLPTQVGATSIEITEQIPKWIRTDAKWWADDSITDSEFVKAIEYLAKENIIKIHKSQTAQNTVIPAWFKSSAGWWASGQISDTEFAKSLQYLSDNGIIQI, from the coding sequence ATGACATTTCCGCTGGCACATGCTGAAAATTACCAAGTTACCATCCTAGACGGCACATCACAGCAAGACAGCGGACTAAAATTCTATCCAGAGACATTGCCGTTTAGCGGCGATGACACCATAACATGGAAAAACCAAGATTCCGCCACACACAGCGTAACAAGCGGGATTGGCACACACCCAGAGTATTCAGGCAAGTTCTTCAAGACAGGAGCAATAGAGCCAGGCAAGTCAGGCAGCGTAAAAATTGATGTCAAGCAAAACTTTGCATTTTATTATTTCTGCGAGATTCACCCATGGCTTGCAGGAAAATTGGTAGTAGAAACTGCACCGGAGTCCCAGCCGGAAACTACAAACCCAATTGTCTCAGAAATTCAGATAGGCTCTGATGTTTCATTGACAGGCCAAGTACACTATGACTTTAGGAAAACCCCATATGATATTTTGACATATCAGGGCGATTCCCTAGTTGGTGTAAAACATGGCCTCTTTGATGATTCAGGATCATACACAGATACAATAAGACAGCTGGCCCCTGGAACATACACACTCAAAATCGTGTACGGCTTGCCGACCCAAGTAGGGGCAACAAGCATCGAGATAACTGAGCAGATTCCAAAATGGATAAGAACCGACGCCAAGTGGTGGGCAGATGACTCCATAACAGACTCGGAGTTTGTCAAGGCAATAGAATACCTGGCCAAAGAGAACATAATCAAGATTCACAAGTCTCAGACGGCACAAAACACAGTCATCCCGGCATGGTTCAAGTCCAGTGCAGGATGGTGGGCGTCAGGCCAAATATCAGACACTGAGTTTGCAAAGAGCCTCCAATACCTAAGCGACAACGGGATAATTCAGATCTAG